The Haloarcula taiwanensis region CTTAGCGATAGAACAGCGAAGAGCATCACGGCCCCTCCGTAAGAGTGCAGCCGGCGGTCAGCTGGCGCTCGGCGAGGACATCGGCTTCCCCACCGAAGTCAACCGCGACAGCAGTCACCGTCGAGTTCGCTGGCACGTCGAATCCCCACGTTGTCGGCCTGTCGATGGTCATGGAGGCCGTTTCACGGCCAGCGACATCTATCAGGATACGGTCAGCGCTTCCGGGGTCCGCGTGCCCGCGCAGATGGCAGTCCCCTGGCGAGACACTGTCAGCGCCAGAGAGTTCGACGGACGGGCCTGCAGTGTCCGAGAGCGCGCCGGCCGCCCCCATCGCGAGCGCCACCGCGACGAAGCCCAGCACGACCACGCCCACTACCCCAGGATGTGGCACGCAGATTCGCTTACTCATGCTGCCCTCCGGTCGACGGCCGGGTCCGTTTCATCGCCCCAGTAGGCTACCAACTGCCCGACAGCAAGACTCGACAGCGCGAGCCCCAGCCACCACAGCATCGGGCCGCCGATCCCGACCAGCCCCAGCCCGACGACCAGCGAAGCGAGCTTCCGTGGGTGACCGCGGGCTTCGGCAACCCACGAACCCTCGGGCACAATCACGAGTCTCCCCCCAGCGCCCGGTCAAGACTGTCCCGCATCCCGGCCAGCACCTCATGGCCGTCCTCGGTCACCGAGTACGTTTCTCGTCGCTTGTTCGGTCCCGACGCTTCGACCAGCCCCGCCGCTTCCAGTTCCGAGAGTTGTTCCCGGACCCAGCGGTCACTCGTGCCGAGTCCCTCCTGTGCTTTCTGTGCGATGAGTCCGCGCCAGCCGTCGCCGTCGTGGGCTTCGACCACAAGCAGGCAGGTCTGTGCGACCGGCGAGAGGTTCGCGAAGGCCGCCCAGTCCGGGTCGTCCTCGACGCCACCGAGGTCCGTCATCCAAGCACCTCCGTTGTGAGCCAGTCGACGGCCCCTTTCCCGGCCACGTCCCACGCGGTGCCAGCCCCAGAGACGATATCACCGATCATCTGGCCCACGTCGACGCTGACCCAGCCCGTCGCCATCCCCAGCACGAGTGCCCCGACGGTGAGCGCGCCAAACGTCGCGACTGTGCCGACGGCCGCCACCAGCCCGCCGATGATACTCTTGATACGCCGGAACTTGTAGCCGCCGTACACGACAGCAGTGACCAGCGCCACCTCTTTCCCGAACTCGGCAACGAGCGCGCCGAACCAGTCGAACATCAGTCGTCACTCCCTCTGTTGCCGCCACTGCGACGAGCGATGATGTTCACCTGCGGTTGGTCGTCATCGGGCGAGTTGTTCGCGCGATACTCTCGCACGAGTTGGATGACCGCGAAGCCAGCGATGACCACCACCAGCACGAACGCATCGGAGTTCACCAGCGCTGTCAGCAGGTCGCCCTCACCGAGCCATTGCAGCGCCAAAACACCGAGTACACCGACAATCGCAATCCACCGGGCCGTCGTGAACTCGCCGATCCGCTGCAGGAATACGAGCGATCCGATAGCGAGACCGGTGACCGCCAGCATCGCGCCCAGTTCCGGTCCGATATCGATGTAGCCCGACTGAATGGCTGCCACCAGTGCCGCCGCGCCGACAGCGCTGGTCAATATGGTGTTCTCACCGAGCGTGACGATGGCGTCACCGAGCGCTTCGATGCTGCTGGTGACGCCGTCCTCGACGATCCCGCCGACGCGGGGCAGCTGTCCGGCAGCCGCCCCGGCGCTGGCCGCGAGTGAGTCAACCACGTTACGGGAGCGCTTGGGCCGCCGGCCGATCACGAACAGCATCGCAATCGAGCCGAACAGTGCGACCAGCCCGACGAGGTTGCCCTGGTCGGCCGCGCCGAAGATTGTCGACGCCCCGTCCGGGTTGGCCGTCGGTGCCGACGCCGTTTTGACTCGAATCACCGAATCGATGTTGTCTTTCGGCACCGTCATCGGCTCACGGCCTTGCACGCGGTCGAATCGCTTGGTCGTGTCAACCTCATAGACGCCGTACCACGAGCCCTCGGTCGCGCCCAGATACTCGACGGTGAACGACTCACCCGAGCGCTGTCCCGGAGCGACGGTAAACGCCGGGCTGGTGGCGTTCGTCTGTTGTTCTGGCACGCTCGCCCGGATAGTGCCATTGACCGGCGAGAGTTGAACGGGTGCGGTTCGGACGCCGACCTCGCTGCCTGCAGTGGCTTCCGGGAAGTGAACCCGCTGGGCGTGGCGTGTCGAGAGTTCGGCGTAATCGCCCTCTGCTGAGTAACTCTCGTTGACGCCGTAGTGAAGCTGCTGGGACTGTGACGTGTTCCCGACACTGATGTAGGAATCGCTGGCCCAGCTGTCCAGCCGGACCCGCGAATCGAGATCAGTCCCGACGGGTGTCGCATCGAGGACAGTCACCGCGCCGTTGTGAACGTCGACCTTCGAGCCGACCGAGCGCACTTCGACGGTCGTTCCCTTCGGGACGGTGCCGCCGGTCAGTTCGGCAATGTCGATCTGCAGTTCGGTGCCCTGCATGGTGCGGGCCGACGCCGGTATCTGGGTCCAGCTCCCGGACTGCCCGACCCGCACTTCGAGCGACCGCAGGGAGATGATGTTCTGTGCGTGCGGTATCGTCAGCGTGGCACTCTCGCGGCTGGAAAGGTACGTTCGCGAGATGTTGTAGCGCTCGCTGAACGCTTCGTCTTGGAAGGTGACCGCCCGCCGGGTCGTCAGCTCGTGCTGGTAGTCAACGTCGACGGTCGGCGCTGGGGCATCAGTGCCGGTGTCGCCATCGCCAGCGACGACGGTGACGTTGTTCTGGCCGGACTGCAGCCAGCTCTGATTCGCCGTGAGCGTCGTCGTGTCGTCTTGGCTGAGCGTGCCGGACATCCGCACCGGCTGGCCGTTGATAATGACACCAGCGTCCTCGGTGACCGTGCGTTCCGTGTAGCCGATAGCCACGTCGACAGCGCCCGACTGCGTGCCGACTGTGGCATTGCTGACCGACGAGTCGAACTGGTCAATCTGGACGGTCTGCGATTCGCCCTCATTGAGCTTGCCCAAGTATTCCGCTTCGGCCATGCCGTCGCCGTCGATATCCAGCGTTGGGTCCTCGGTCGTCGTGGTGACCGTCGAGCCGGCTTCGACGCCGACCTTGTGGCCGGTCGCCACCTGTGCGGTTTGTGACCCGGACTGGATGTCCGGCAGCGACCGCGTAACCGTCTCGCCATCCATCAGGACGCCGTCATACGAGGCATCAGCCGTCCCGTCGCCGTTGATATCTATCGACGGGTTCTTTGTCGCCGTGCGCTCGGTGAACGAGAGGTCTGTATCGACTTTACCATCGTCAAGTGAGACCGTCGCAGTGTGTGAGCCGGTTGGGACGTTCGATGCGCTGACCGTCGCTGTCTGTCCTGGTTGAAGGATGCCAGAGTAGCTTGCATCGGTGGAGCCGTCGCCGTTGATGTCGATGCTCGGGTTTTCGGTTCCGGTACGGGCTGTATAATCAAGCGAGTAGTCGACTGCCCCAGCACCGCTCACGGATATACTGTCACCCAGAGCGACCGGGAAACTCTTAGTTTGCGACCCTCCACCCTCCACAAAAAAGCTCTTAGACGTGCCGCTGCCCGCCGAAATTGTCACATCTGCCCCGGTTTTGTAATCAATATGGATGTACGAATCGTAGGTATATCCGTCGTAGACGAATGATTGAGCACCGCCACCGCTCCGTTCAAAATGGATATCATGGTCTGGACTCTTGTCTTTTTTAACGGAGAGAGTGACATTATCCGAATTTTTTGGGTCCCATGTCTCAATATCGACGGTTTTGGTTCGCTTGTTGAAACTCACTCCAGACGCCACTAGCGTCCCTTCAGTGTGGTCTTCGTCTACTCCTTCACGAGTGAGATATATTTCATAGGACCCACCACTAGAATATTCCTCCATATGAAATGTAATCTCAGTAATTGCCGAATTTGGAACCCGTTTTAATTCGGATGACCACTTATTACCAGCTACGTAGGTATGCTCTCCCTGAGAGTATGAGTCTCCGCCAGAGACGGTGAGTTGCTCGTTGCTCGGGTTTAGGTTTCCTTCGAGGTTCAGCGAGTCCGACCCGCCAGCCGATAGCGTGCCACTGTCTGAGGCCGATTTTAACGACGAATCTCCTTTAAACGTCACCGACACGTCGTTCGCCAGAGTGTTCCCATCTGCCGTGTAGCTGAACGTGTCGCCGTTGGCAAGGTTCGAGGCTGAAACCGTCCGGCGGTTTGATGTCGACTTACCGATGAACGTCGTGGAAACGTTCGTCGCTGGCTGGTTCCCATCGATATTGTAATCGATAGTCTCACCGTCCGACAGCGTTGTCGAGAACAGTCCCGCGTCCGTCGTGGTCTGTTCGACGCCCGTGAACGTCACTTCGGGATTGCGTGGCTCGAGGTTGTCGCCAGCGACAGACAGTGGAATCAGCTGGCTGTCGATCGCACCGATGACCTGTTTCGTGTCGCGTTCGGTGTTGACCTGCCCGGTCAGCGTTATCTCGGGGTCCGTCGCACTGTCGAGGTCCCGAACCTCATACAGGTGGGTCGTGCCGGTCGTCGCCGGCTGACCGTCGAT contains the following coding sequences:
- a CDS encoding transcriptional regulator — protein: MTDLGGVEDDPDWAAFANLSPVAQTCLLVVEAHDGDGWRGLIAQKAQEGLGTSDRWVREQLSELEAAGLVEASGPNKRRETYSVTEDGHEVLAGMRDSLDRALGGDS